A stretch of the Orcinus orca chromosome 1, mOrcOrc1.1, whole genome shotgun sequence genome encodes the following:
- the LHX4 gene encoding LIM/homeobox protein Lhx4 produces MMQSAAVPAEGAVKGLPEMLGVPMQQIPQCAGCNQHILDKFILKVLDRHWHSSCLKCADCQMQLADRCFSRAGSVYCKEDFFKRFGTKCTACQQGIPPTQVVRKAQDFVYHLHCFACIICNRQLATGDEFYLMEDGRLVCKEDYETAKQNDDSEAGAKRPRTTITAKQLETLKNAYKNSPKPARHVREQLSSETGLDMRVVQVWFQNRRAKEKRLKKDAGRHRWGQFYKSVKRSRGSSKQEKESSAEDCGVSDSELSFREDQILSELGHTNRIYGNVGDVTGGQLMNGSFSMDGTGQSYQDLRDGSPYGIPQSPSSISSLPSHAPLLNGLDYTVDSNLGLIAHAGQGVSQTLRAMAGGPTSDISTGSSVGYPDFPTSPASWLDEMDHPPF; encoded by the exons AGATCCCCCAGTGTGCTGGCTGCAACCAGCATATCCTGGACAAGTTCATCCTGAAGGTCCTGGACAGACACTGGCACAGCTCCTGCCTCAAGTGTGCAGACTGCCAGATGCAGCTAGCTGACAGGTGCTTCTCCAGGGCCGGGAGCGTCTACTGCAAGGAGGACTTCTTCAA GCGCTTCGGCACAAAATGCACGGCCTGCCAGCAGGGCATCCCCCCGACCCAGGTGGTCAGGAAGGCGCAGGACTTCGTCTACCACCTGCACTGCTTCGCCTGCATCATCTGTAACCGGCAGCTGGCCACGGGGGACGAGTTCTACCTCATGGAGGACGGACGGCTGGTGTGCAAGGAGGACTACGAGACGGCCAAGCAGAACG ATGACTCAGAGGCCGGAGCTAAGCGACCCCGGACCACCATCACGGCGAAGCAGCTGGAGACATTGAAGAACGCCTACAAGAACTCCCCTAAGCCCGCCAGGCACGTGAGGGAGCAGCTGTCCTCGGAGACAGGCCTGGACATGAGGGTCGTACAG gtttggtttcagaACAGAAGGGCCAAGGAAAAGCGGCTGAAGAAGGACGCGGGGCGGCACCGCTGGGGGCAGTTCTATAAGAGCGTCAAGAGGAGCCGGGGAAGCAGCAAACAGGAGAAGGAGAGCTCGGCAGAGGACTGTGGGGTTAGTGACAGTGAGCTGAGCTTCCGAG AGGATCAAATTCTCTCAGAACTTGGCCACACCAATAGGATTTATGGCAACGTGGGGGACGTTACAGGCGGACAGTTAATGAATGGGAGCTTCTCCATGGATGGGACAGGACAATCCTATCAGGACTTGAGGGATGGGAGCCCCTATGGAATCCCCCAGTCTCCATCCTCCATCTCGTCCCTGCCATCCCACGCTCCTTTGCTCAATGGGCTGGATTACACGGTGGACAGTAATTTGGGCCTCATTGCGCATGCAGGGCAGGGAGTAAGCCAGACGCTGAGAGCCATGGCTGGGGGACCCACCTCTGACATCTCCACAGGAAGCAGTGTAGGCTATCCCGACTTTCCAACTAGCCCAGCCTCTTGGCTCGATGAAATGGATCATCCTCCTTTTTAA